The Methylorubrum populi genome contains a region encoding:
- the bcsN gene encoding cellulose biosynthesis protein BcsN produces MRSRFPGGRRTALAAATAAATLALAGPAPAQTAPVLRLPGAGPVAGVVDTRLRDGFDQRIRFEGGDGRNHAEIGLRNETGDLLLAFPPRLAKPSQFGIEGEIAVRFPGQVLRIVGPRRNAYGPVGLALGADCLYAWQWFERPSALQRRASRGGLVDASVSPTAGRRALSLRIRLCRTAQASLDDLVAAVERMSISLPGEAGAARSAPVRPRPPAARRAAPVPAKRQAARPKPSEPPPEAASKPAAPARQQAAPPLRPPTPPPTDAGRRYLAPTSPEGAAPANEPPGGAQRYITDVPKPGEAPGRELMPSPAPGRSTSESLSRDLPPEAYRPAPNRNGQ; encoded by the coding sequence GTGAGATCACGTTTTCCCGGCGGCCGCCGCACGGCGCTGGCCGCCGCAACCGCCGCCGCAACCCTGGCCCTCGCCGGTCCGGCCCCGGCCCAAACCGCACCAGTGCTGCGCCTGCCCGGCGCCGGGCCGGTCGCCGGCGTCGTCGACACGCGCCTGCGCGACGGGTTCGACCAGCGCATCCGCTTCGAGGGCGGCGACGGCCGCAACCATGCCGAGATCGGCCTGCGCAACGAGACCGGCGACCTCCTGCTCGCCTTTCCGCCGCGGCTGGCCAAGCCGAGCCAGTTCGGCATCGAGGGCGAGATCGCCGTCCGCTTCCCCGGTCAGGTCCTGCGCATCGTCGGCCCGCGGCGCAACGCCTACGGCCCGGTCGGCCTCGCGCTGGGTGCGGATTGCCTCTACGCGTGGCAATGGTTCGAGCGGCCGAGCGCGCTCCAGCGCAGGGCGAGCCGGGGCGGCCTGGTCGACGCGTCGGTCTCGCCGACCGCCGGACGACGGGCCCTTTCCCTGCGAATCCGGCTATGCCGCACGGCACAGGCCAGCCTCGACGATCTCGTCGCCGCGGTCGAACGGATGAGCATCAGTCTGCCCGGCGAAGCGGGTGCCGCCCGCTCGGCCCCGGTCCGGCCGCGCCCCCCGGCAGCCCGGCGTGCGGCGCCCGTCCCGGCGAAGCGGCAAGCCGCCCGGCCGAAGCCGAGTGAGCCGCCGCCCGAAGCCGCCTCGAAGCCGGCGGCGCCCGCCCGGCAACAGGCCGCTCCACCGCTGCGGCCGCCAACACCGCCTCCTACCGACGCCGGTCGCCGCTATCTCGCGCCCACATCGCCCGAAGGTGCCGCCCCGGCAAACGAGCCGCCGGGCGGGGCTCAGCGCTACATCACCGATGTGCCCAAGCCCGGCGAGGCGCCGGGCCGAGAGCTGATGCCGAGCCCGGCCCCAGGCCGCTCCACCAGCGAGAGCCTCTCGCGCGACCTGCCGCCGGAAGCTTACAGGCCGGCTCCGAATCGCAACGGGCAATAA